One Candidatus Leptovillus gracilis DNA segment encodes these proteins:
- a CDS encoding MoxR family ATPase: MFKDIADVRERLGKQQYIASEEIGTVTFLAQSLCKPILAEGPAGVGKTELAKAWAKAIGRPLIRLQCYEGLDESKALYEWEYAKQMLYTQLLRETLHKVIGDVQSLAEAADRLAQEEDVFFSENFLLPRPLLSALMSDEPVVLLIDEIDRADVEFEAFLLEVLSDFQVSVPELGTIAAKHQPMVLLTSNNTRELSEALKRRCLYLYVDYPAQEAELDIVRLKVPDLRPELAHQAVAVVHQLRNMDLRKVPSISETLDWARALVTLNATTIDEKTLSNTLTVLLKYETDVAKAKRMMGSSGSQRGRWEK, from the coding sequence ATGTTCAAAGATATCGCCGACGTGCGCGAACGATTGGGTAAGCAGCAGTATATTGCTTCAGAAGAAATAGGAACCGTCACCTTTCTGGCGCAGTCCCTCTGCAAACCGATTCTGGCTGAGGGTCCGGCCGGGGTGGGCAAAACGGAACTGGCAAAAGCGTGGGCCAAAGCCATTGGCCGGCCGCTCATCCGCCTGCAATGTTATGAAGGTCTGGATGAAAGCAAAGCCCTCTACGAATGGGAATATGCCAAGCAGATGCTTTACACCCAACTGCTGCGCGAGACCCTGCACAAAGTCATCGGCGATGTGCAAAGCCTGGCCGAAGCCGCCGACCGGCTGGCCCAAGAAGAAGATGTCTTCTTCTCCGAAAACTTCCTCCTCCCACGCCCCCTACTCAGCGCCCTCATGTCCGATGAGCCGGTCGTCCTGTTAATAGACGAGATTGACCGCGCCGATGTGGAATTTGAAGCCTTTCTGCTGGAAGTCCTCAGCGATTTCCAGGTGAGCGTGCCCGAACTGGGAACCATTGCCGCCAAACACCAGCCAATGGTCTTGTTGACCAGCAACAACACCCGTGAACTCAGCGAAGCCCTCAAACGCCGCTGCCTCTACCTCTATGTAGATTATCCCGCCCAAGAAGCCGAGCTAGACATTGTGCGCCTGAAAGTGCCCGATTTGCGTCCCGAATTGGCGCACCAGGCGGTGGCCGTCGTCCACCAACTGCGCAACATGGACCTGCGCAAAGTCCCCTCCATCAGCGAAACGCTGGACTGGGCGCGCGCCCTGGTGACGCTGAACGCCACCACCATTGACGAAAAAACCCTCAGCAATACGCTCACCGTCTTACTTAAATATGAGACCGACGTTGCCAAAGCCAAGCGGATGATGGGCAGCAGCGGCAGCCAACGCGGCCGTTGGGAGAAATAA
- a CDS encoding GNAT family N-acetyltransferase: MTSKSITIDGYKSTMAAALSAGYLAVYPHRRTMAASLDAHLRAVLHLEGYVWAIQVDGQPVGMASVSPLPGLPGLFALDGFIAPEWQRQGLGSQLLQRVVENLRGTAVRQISHAVTGQSSPAAAFLQRHQFTLSNEEWLLVKQDLADCGLPVHPDVTWGVMSRVQAIAQFCQLYDQSFKTLPWYQPYTTHEVAAELVAARDLLFLRRGAESIGFAWLRWPEKNVGQIEPMGIVAGEQGKGYGRCLLNVALHQLAQRGARRAQIGAWANNDTAVALYQSVGFRHQETITYLAYNINRKP, translated from the coding sequence ATGACATCGAAATCAATCACCATTGACGGATACAAATCAACGATGGCCGCTGCTTTAAGCGCCGGTTATCTGGCTGTCTACCCCCATCGCCGGACGATGGCCGCTTCGCTGGATGCCCACTTGCGGGCTGTTTTGCACCTGGAAGGTTACGTGTGGGCCATCCAGGTGGATGGGCAGCCGGTGGGCATGGCCTCTGTATCTCCCTTGCCCGGTCTGCCTGGCCTGTTTGCACTGGACGGCTTTATCGCGCCGGAATGGCAGCGGCAGGGGCTGGGCAGCCAGCTTTTACAGCGTGTTGTGGAGAATCTACGCGGTACGGCCGTGCGCCAGATCAGCCACGCCGTCACCGGCCAGAGCAGCCCGGCGGCGGCATTCTTGCAGCGCCACCAATTCACCCTCAGCAACGAAGAGTGGTTGCTGGTGAAGCAAGATTTGGCCGACTGCGGGCTGCCTGTTCACCCCGATGTAACCTGGGGTGTGATGTCCCGCGTTCAGGCCATCGCCCAATTTTGCCAGTTGTATGACCAATCTTTCAAGACGCTGCCCTGGTATCAACCGTATACGACCCATGAGGTTGCCGCCGAGTTGGTGGCTGCGCGCGATTTGTTGTTTTTGCGGCGCGGCGCAGAGTCTATTGGCTTCGCCTGGCTGCGCTGGCCGGAAAAAAACGTGGGGCAGATCGAGCCGATGGGCATTGTGGCCGGCGAGCAGGGGAAGGGATACGGCCGTTGCCTGCTCAACGTCGCCCTGCACCAACTGGCGCAGCGGGGCGCGCGCCGCGCCCAAATCGGGGCATGGGCCAATAATGATACGGCCGTCGCCCTCTACCAGAGTGTGGGCTTCCGCCACCAGGAGACAATTACATACCTGGCCTACAACATCAATCGTAAACCGTAA